Genomic window (Lycium barbarum isolate Lr01 chromosome 2, ASM1917538v2, whole genome shotgun sequence):
GGAAGGAGTATCATACACGCGTCACGTACGATAACAAAGGTGGGGACGAAGAGAATAAACGTTTTAGGAGTAAATATTTGCCCCAAGTTGGATGATAAGGgcaaatatgtatattttttaaaaaagtgtcACGAATAACAAATataaccttttaaaaaaaaaaaaaaacagaggcaAATCTGATCCTTTTCTGTTTTATAATGGTAATGttctgaaataaaaaaaataaaaaaagaaatgagAGTTCATCAGTGGCAATATGACAATTGATTCTCACCGGATCCAATTTATTTACTTTCTCCTATTTTGATTATTTCAGATGTGTTCTCATTATTGAAACAAATGAATAAAATACGAGTTATTTTATGTCAATATAATTTACTTTTGTTGTTTTAAGCCTCTGAAAAAATTACTAAATCTTAAGGAAATGATAGTTTGAATTTTACAAGAACATAAAAAAGGAAGATGGTGGAGAAATCTTTTAATCTCGTTTAATTAAAAGGGGACAAAAGATAAACTTGTTTAAGGGTCAATATATCAAGCTTTTTGGAGTGAATATAGACATTGATTTCTTAAATTGTTAAACAGACTTATATGTTTAAACTATGTGACAAATAGAATATATCACTACCTATACagttaaaataatttaaaatatttaaacaatctatataaaaaaaaacaaatgattTTTGTAGATAGTTGTAAAGAGTAAATAGAGAAGTACTCATTTTGAAGAAATCGAAAAATTAGCACTACTTGAAATGTACTCCCTCCTTCGTattttatatgacactcttttatttttagtcaacccaaaaaaaaataatatcttctatatttgaaaataattaaactttatgagatgatttacgaCCACATAAATATCTAAGGTTTACTTAggaccataaatttcaaaagtctccTTTCTTTATTAAACTTCGTGTCAACTCAAACACCTTCGTATAAAATGGGACAAGGGGAGTAAATAGCTAGGTGCATCCCAAAATGAGTTGTTGTTATTCCCGCggttaggggtgggcatggtatggtaTATATCGATTACCATACCGAAATCAAATTTTTTTATACCATGGTTTTGGTGTTATGGTATTTAGTATGcatttttttaaaagtttggtattcggtacggtatttggtatttataaataatataccgaaataccgaataccataccgcagtatatagttacatatacaattcatatatattaGTATTAAAATACTAAAAACTATTTAATCTAGTATTAGTACCAAATTAATTGTTTAGATGTTGGAATTTTGACTAATTAAACTTGATTGAAATGCCCTTTTTGTctaattgatttacgaaggggattgtttgtgctttcttttgaatatttttacatgtgtaaggtgttagTACGATATTATTGAGACGCTTCTTAAATAGCCGAAGTCATAATTCTCTATTATATGAGTATATATAAGTGGAATTCGAAAAAACTATAGTTACCGATTTACCGTACCgtaaaataccgaaaccgaacttcGGAATAtcgaaccataccgaattaatttgatatagtatttttaaaaaccgaAAATTGAAATTATCGTACCGAAATTTCCAATATCTTACCATGCACACCCCTACCCGCTGTCACTTCATATCAGCGTTCCTAGTTGGTCTTATATTAGGGGTACATCTGAAAGTTCGATTTTGGCAAATGTGTCACAGGTCACACCTACTTTGAGAATCTAACCCTCAAAAGGCCCAAAAcctcataaaaaaaataaaaaaaaaaaaaaaaaaactaaaaggtTCATGTTTCATACTTCTGGAATTCTGATTGAAAAACTTGGAAAATGTTGTTTTTGTGTAAATGAACAACGGCTTACTATCTATCCCTTCAAAACATGCTGTTGTTCATTTCATTTACTGTTCATATTGTCACTATACAAGTAACTAGCTAAGTAGCTATACTTCCTGCAACACTAGTATCAACAAGTGCTGGCTACAGCTACAGGTCTGTACCATAATAAGTAGTAAAAAGTCCATAGATGTTAAAGCAGCCTTTCTGAAAGAACTTGATCATCTTAATAAACTTGAGTCTCTTCCAGTTGGGCTGAAAGTTGTTgctgaaagttgtatatcttttgCAGAAGCTGAAGGACTTAGCCCAGTAGGAGAAGTCATTTCAAGCTGATTACTTGAAGACTTGGAAGAAGTATTGGTAGGTTTAGGAGATCCTCCAATTCCAAGCTGTAGGCATGACCTGAAATGTAGTTAAATTTTCACGATATAGCACGGAAGGGCATAAGACCAATGCTAAATCATTAAGAATAGCTTTTTAATGCAAGAGATACAGCTAAATAAGACTTTCTGCATATTTAAACTGCAACTAACTAGTTTGCTTTTGCTGAGAAACAACTATCTGCTGGTACTATGTATTACCAATTTAACACAGTATGTATCCTCTGTCATCCTCCTTACCACGAGTAATGATATTCTTACAACTCACAAGATTCATAACTTTTAAAGTTTACAATCTAAAGTTTCAAAATGGTGCATCTTTCCATGGTAAAAAAGGACATTTTACTTCTGATTTCAGCTTTTCTAAAAAGACGAACTAGAGCTGTTTCATTACTATGAACCTACCGCAGGTGGAATTTGGAGAGCTGGAGATTAGACATGAAGAAATTTGAACAGCATCCACTGACTCGAGTCATCTTATCAGATAAATCCTGAGTTAACTGtacagtaaaaaaaaatatataaaagatcTTATTCGAGTACTACCAATCAAGTAGAGTGTGGTGTGCAACAAAAAGAATAATAGAGTTGTCACGTTGAGGGAAAACATCAACCGCCGAGGCCAGGAAAAGATAAAATCCTGGCTTGTAAAGAACAACAGCTGCTCTTGATTTAATCGCATACTTACTGTTCCTTCTTGGGAATTCTGGACATTGGAGAGCTCAAATTCCTGGGATGCCTGCCTCCTTTTTTCATTAATGAGAACAAACGCACACTTGCATATGAAGAATAGAAGTATCACACTAAGAGAAAGCACCAGAATGAATTCAATAATAATTGCTGATCCAAAAGCTGCAAATCAGATGCACGTATTATTATCATTCTGATACTTGATACTATAATAAGTCTGTCAATGCTTTACTTATCCCAAATGAAATTTCAGGAAAAAGTTGAGAACATTGCATAATTTGTTAGAAAATTAGACTATTTCTCATAGAATCAATGCAATATTCAAAAAGTTACCATGCCTCTCCGTTTGCATGAATTGCATTTTGAATGAACCAATAACCATTATACGAAAAATAGTTTCTTTGACAGTCGCATCTGAGGCCTGTAACTGCATATTTTAACATTTCAAAATCTTACCCGAGATCTGTGGGAGGTAGAAGAAAGCACCATTTCCAGTTATGGGTTTACCAAAAGCAAGGCATTTGGAACCAAAAATTCTGTAGTATTTGGCAGGTGAAAGTGGGGTTTGTCATTAGGTAAGATAAGAATTTAAAAAGTTGTCACCGGTGGTAATAGGCATGCACCACGAAGTTCAGGAAAAAAAATGCATAGAAAGAAGCTTCTTAACGACAAATATTGAAACTTTCTGATGCATAACTTACCATGTGCAAATAACGAACTCAGAGGTCTTTCTCTCTTGAGACTAACAGAAGCTTCAACAAAATGAGGCATTGACATCATTTCAGTGCAGTCTGGGTAGCACCCATAGTTCCCCATATCATTCACCGTCACAATAAGAATAGCACGATGTTCATCACCCTGCAAAGAAACTCAGTAGTTATGCAGATCGAAACTGAAAAGGAAACACGATAGATAGCAACAGGTATGACAAAGAATGAGTCAGCGAATTCTCCAACACAATGCAATAGTGAATATACATCCATTTTCCAATATAACTCTTAACATCTCCAAGGTTTTTCAGTACATGTCATACAATATAAACACAAAATATGCATATACAGCCTTATTATGTTCACAAAGTTCTTAATAGCCCATAAAAGAAGTCACAGCAAAGGGAGAAAGGGAAAATTTGCTATAAAGGCTGGATTGCAGAAAACTATTTCTGACTATCTTAGATTACTCCTGATGTCTCGTGGCACTGCCTTTGCCACTTCTGAAGTAGTGATACATATACCATTAGCCAACCTCCTGATCCCCTGTATTTCATTGGTATAGCGATAGGCATAAACAAATGAACTGGAAAATAAAGAAAACCATATTGCTTGAATTATTTTATTGTTTTCACATCTTTCAATACtgtttcttgatttttgttttGGTTCTTTTCATTAGACTAGTTTGGAGGGAAGGGGGTGGGTAGGGAACGGCATATGTGGCTGCATTTGAATGAGTGTCACAGGAAATCAAAAGTGATCTCAGAGGGCAATGAAACCATTACAACATCAGAACTAATCTTAATGCTCCCCAGCTTGTACTGATTACCTGCTGTCTTATGAAACGGATAGTAAGCATATGATCTGATTAACAACAACagcatacccaatgtaatcccacaagtggagtctggaGAGGATAGGATGTAAGCATATGATATTCTAAATATGTACTTGATGCACTTATTATAGACTAGGTAAATGATATTACCAAATCAGGAAATAATACGTCAATAATATAGATAAGGAAGATATATGATACGGGTAAGAACCGAAGATGCTTGCAGAGGTGGTACACTGAGTATAAGAAAGAGTACATGGTAGTTATGTTAGTTAATTCCCAGTCATATTAAAGTTCTGTCATTTATACAGATTAGTCCCTAAGAGTTATATTTAAGTTGTTGAGTATTGCAAATTGGTCCCTAGTCGTTTTTGTCTTGTTCACGAGGGGACCACTAGTTAGTTACGGACTGTCAGTCCCTTTTTCTTCTGCATAGTACTAATACCCtgtattcagctattttggaaaTCAATCAATATTATCTCTATCTTATTTTGCCCTAGTTAGCTTAGCTTCTTTGTAGTTTTCTTCTTCATTATTTGCAGCCGCAACAATATAAGGCACAGGAACCAGCGTCAAAATGATAGCAGTAACTTAGAATCTCTAGAACACACATGATATAGCAATTGCTCCAAGACACTGTTGCAGTCTTCTAGTGTACCCCGAAATCTAATGCCTTTGGCTTTGACCATAAAATGTTCTGAGATGGTTACAAATGTCTGAAGAGGCTGCCACTGGTAGCTGGTTTTCAGTTTTAATTCAGTCGTGCTAATGAGGTTAGCAGGAAGCTTTGTTGAAAGGAAGCCAGAGCTGACTTCCACTGAGAACATTACCAAGAAACGAGATGCATTCCCTGAAAACAAACTTAAATATCAAAATTTGTAACATTTGAAAGAGGCACTCAACTATGTTTCAAATGTAAAAATATATATCCCTCTCTCATATCGCAAAAGCATCAGCATTCAGGGGCGGACGTAGATAGAGccgagggggttcatccgaacccccttcgacgaaaaattacattgtatatataaggtgaaaattattttttatgtatatatagtagatgttgaacccccttatcTTCTTCCTTTatgacttctttatatttttgaacccccttgacataaatcctggctccgccactgtcaGCATTATAAACAACAGATGTTACTGTGAGACTTGCATAATAGAAGTCGTTTTCAGCAGAGCACCACACCGCCAGATATAGAATGTTTTGACTAGAAAAGCAGGTAGCCTTTTTTTATCTAGAATGTGAAATTAAAATCTTGATGAGAAAAATTCAGCtatctattttgatttgattaaATAAATTGCACATCTCGAGGTGATATCAAAGATTCTTACCTCTAACTCAACAACCCAAATTAGCGCGACTCTCATCCTTCATTATCCATTTATTTTACATATTTTACAAACTATTAAACCAATCCAAAAAAGGTGCTGGGAATATCTCCTATTATAGTAGTACCCATTTATTACAGCCACATTGAGTTGAAAGCATCATCAAACTCACGTACCAGGATAATGCAGTAGATCTGGATCTCCAACAAAAACAGCAGACTTATTCCTACCTCTGGTAAAAATGGATACTTCTTCACTCGCTTGATCCATAATAACAAAAGAAGGGAGATCAATTAATGGAGGATCATTGATAGGTTCCACCAGTATAGGAATATCTAACTCATTCTTCCCATTTTTGTTCATTGTAGAGACTTGAATTGTATCAGTGCCGTAGAAGTTCTCATTCCTGATTCAAAACAACACATGAGACTCGTTAACGCAACACTTTCAATCCTATTGAAAAGTTATTTGCAAGAGAGGGTgcacccccctttttttttctaatcCCGGGGAAAGGTGTCCCACAGTTGCTGGCCTAGTTTAATGTttaaatataatttatttatCTTTTGAAAAAGAACAACTAGCATGAAATGAGAGGAAATAAGATAGTTATTAATGTTGTATGAAAGGGAGTGGAAGAGCTACAAAAATGCTGATACAAAAAAACAGTTCATAATTGTAGTTCTGTCTTCTGTTACATAGACTTCtcactaaaggatgaaggagaaAATAGACAGCCATGAAATCACAAATGCGGATCTAGAATAGTCTTTAGTATAAGAAATAGTGTAGAAAGAGAACTTTTGCCCAAGTTCATCAGGAGACCATAGATTCTCAACCTGTCCTAAATGCTGATAGAATAAGAACATTCCAGCTCTATCAATAACTGGTTCATTAGTAAAGAAAAGCTAGCACAACAATATTTTCTTCCGAATTGGTGCTCTATCAAAATTTATTCTCAAAGTAACACTTTCAAATATAGTAATTCCCAAACAAATACTTTTATTTTCACCAACCATGTTGCTTTAGTGAAAAGAGCACtattaagaaaaaaaaacctTCATTTTTACTAAAATATGATATTCCTATCTAATTGTGCTCGTAATATTAATTCATAAACTAATATGTATTCTCACCCATTATTCTTGGATTTTTACTTGTTCTTCCAGCATCTTCTTCTAAGAGCCTGGTACACATTCTTTACCACACACCTCCCATCAATTCAAACATGATTTGTGCGATAAGCATACACTTAAATTCTGGTTCTGAACACTCCAATTATAAATGTGCTCAAGTTCTCATTCAAATTCTGGCAGAGTTGATGTTATTTGTGATTAATATTGTTCCAGCAAATTTTTAAGTGTAAAAATGAGTAACGCATGAAACCTAGAATCAGGAGAAGGGTTCCATGAATCATGATGGATTAGATCATGTGGAGTGGGTGGCGTAAGTGTTAGGGGGATCGCGAAAAAGAATGAAGTGCTATATATGACATATTATAGTGTTATTTCGGGAAATTTTTtgaaagaagattttttttttttaaatagtggtAGACTGGAATAAAGATACACTTGAAAAATCTACGCATACACAAGGATGACTTCCCAGCTAGAAAAAGGACACTTTAGAAGCAAATAATAATCAACTTACTAAATTCCGAAGAAAATTCAACAGATAAATAAATGGTGAGAATTTATATGCAAATAATCATACCCAAAGTACTGCAGCGACTGAATTGCAAAATTGATTTCTTCTAAACAACCTGTTAAAGTTAACTCAGTAGTCTTTCCAACCTCTTTGGACGTAGAAGAAATACTCCAGGTTGGCTGCCAAAATTGCATTATCATAGGAGACAGAAAGATGATCCCAGATTGTGCACTAAATGTAATGCTGATATTTTCAGTTGAATCCGAATAGATAATCTCAAGTCCAGAGAAACCACTGCATCCAGTTAGCAGACCAGATTATAAACTCTTAGAAATCAAAAGCAACACAAAATCTTGACTAGAAATTTACCCGAATCTCGGACTAATAACATCTTCAGTTGCCAGCAATTTACTTGGAACAGAAACGAACTGAGGAGGGATGCTTAGAACAGATATATCCACACCACCAGAGGCAATGTTCCCGTTCACGTCACATATTGTATAAGAGAAAGAATCCCTCCCATAGAATCCTTTGAAGGGTGTATATCTAAAGAGATCTCCATATTGAAGAGTTGAACCATGACCTGGCTGTGCATAGAAATTCAATTGAGGCAACTTTTCACGAAGACAGCTGAAAAACAGAAGGAAAATACATACACACATTCTAAAACTCTGTGTTAGGAAAAAAACTTGATCAGCTGTAGATGGACTATTTGATAACCTATGTGAGAAAGCATGTCTAAACACATTTTGTACACATACATTATACATAGTGGACAATATCCATGAAATTCTCTTACCTCTAACTTTTAGTTACAAAACAAAAAGTATATATTCCATCAATTGTGTAATCCCAGTACACCTACCTTTGAAAATTCAGAAATTGTAATGTTATGGTCAGCAAAATAGTCATTTTCAAGAGCATCAAAAGCAATTGAATCATCCTCCCAAACCCAGACCGAATCGTTCTGTACTCTAGGGAAATACTCACCTGAAGGGCAGAAGAAATCCTTGGGTCAGATGAAGTCAGGTCAGGAAAAGCAAGAATTACCAATTTCAATGACCATGTAGTTGAAGGATTAAAGTAGTAATTCTGCATTATAACAAGCTTCATTTGATCTTACCCTATAAGAAATTCATTTTAAGTTTCAAAGGAAAGAACTCACTAGTGTATACATTCACACCAAAGGggcatggcatgaaacgcattCCATCAAAAGAGGCACATAACTCATAGGTGCCAACATCCTTTGCCAGGTAGCTGCCACTATACATGCCATCCTTATTGTCAATAAAAGTCCATGTTGAAAAACCTGATCTGTTAACTGAACCAATCTCCAACTTTAACTTTGATTGTTGTAAGAGGACTGGATTAAAATATGAATCCATGAGTTGTATTGTGATATCATTCTTTGTCAGCTTTGGTACTTTTGGACTGAATTTCACAGGTCCTGAAAGAGATATATTAACTTTGCCTGCATCAAAGCAATGAAACATCAGAGAAACTAGAGAATCAGAAGATCCATGCATCATCATCCTCAATAAAGTTAAACAAGTTGATGTATGACGTATACAAATGTTTGGCTGCATAGATACTGCGTTGTGACCATTAGTTGATTTTTTCAAATAATTCACAGGCTGGAATTAGGACTATTTCTAGCCAAATAAAAAAAGTTCTGGTACAAGAACCATCTCTTCATATCAACAAGAAAGTGCTCCTTTCCTAGTTAACTCCCACAAATTAGTTATACTTCATGAATATGCATAAAGATTAACAGCATAAACATGTACCTGCAGTTACTGCCTTTCTGAATGGATGACCACCATTTAATGGAATATTTCCACAAAATACACGAATTTCATAGATTCCACTCCTCTCTGGTATATAATTAACATCAAAGGCACTAAATCTCATGTTTCTCGGCTGCAACCAAAATAACTATCAGTTCCGTCTATTCTAAAGCCTAACATAAAGAACACTATGGAGAATCCTTACATCAAGGTTCGTATCAGCCAGAGGAGTAAACCCAAGTTCCACATCATTAAGTGCACCGCAATTCAAATTCGTACCACATAGAGTTCCTATGATAGAGAGGCAAATAATCAAAAATTGTCAAGGTAAGTGTATCCTATTTATCAAAAACTGAATTCTTATTTTCATACCATTGACCATCTTCATTGGATGTATGCTTGCTTGTGCATGATAGGAATCAAATTCATTCACTACTTGTACTTGCAGGCTTTCTGACTCAACAAGTGAAGGATATAGATAAGCATCCTTCAAGAAGACAGAGAACCGTGCAGCTTCACCAGCAACAGagtcatttaaacccgacccattAACAATACTATTCATTCCATCACAATAACCTATAAAATTTGAAATAGTAGATCAGAAGCTAAGTACTGAAAAAGTACTACCTCTGATGCATAGCTTCGTATGCAGAAGGAATATCAAGATGATAAAGTATCAGAAGGTAATTATAACAGCACAAGCTACTTATAGCATTAACAAGCAGTTAAAAGTTCAATCTGCTACACTGGAAGAGATGGGGAACTTTTCATTTCTGAAATATTCTTACCCTAATTTGAGATTATTCACAAGGTTACCTGCTAACTTAACCTCCGACGTGATTTCTTTTCAGTGAGAAGCTTCTTTGAGTCTAAAATCTAATCATACGTGAATTTCTAAAGTGTTAACCAGGTGTCACtgaagcaactgaaagaaatagtTCCATAGATAACTAAGCTAATAGCAATAAAAAGAATGCatacaaaaactaaaattttAGAGCAATTTGTTGATATGAGAGGCATAATAAGCGTAAAGGAAAGAAACCAAGAAATGTAAGTGGCAGCAAACGTAGTCGCTAAAGCACCTATATACACAGTAAAATGAAACGGCATAGTTGAGATGGAATTATTGTGCTCTTTATGATATATCATAAGCTTGAAGTCCCCTGGTTCCGTTAGGCTGAAGGAAAACAACTGGATACCCAGGCCAACCTGCTTGAATTGAATATCTGTCACAGGAATAATCAAATCTGTTCCATTTTCAATAACTTCAACATCAAATTCATACAACCCTGGAACAAGATTTCCATATTGATCGTGCTGGTGAATAAAACCTTCCATCAGAGAAAATATTTGGAAATACTTTGTTTCAACTTCCCACTGCAATAAACATTTTGAAACATCCACAGATCCTGCAAGATGAACCTAGGAATCAGTTACTATCCAAGAGCAACATGCACTAAAGCAAAGGGCAACAAAAGTATTCACCAAAAGTTTGTAAAAGACATAGTGAAATCACTTTTTGTTAAAGCATGAATAAGATTCAAAATCTAACCAaagaaaatagaataaaaatCAATATAAACTTTATCAATGTATCAGCATCCTTTGTTAACACTTAAAGAACTAATAAATTCACCTTGATGATCAATATCAATTGAAGAGCATGAAGAATTTCTCCAAGATTGTTGCTAGAACTAAAAAAACAAATATTATTAGCCTTATGCTTACATGAATCACCTGGGTTCACTATGAGCATTAGCGGACAGCCCCTCAATGTTTGGTTGTCTCCATGTATATTAAGCAAAAGACTTCCAGCTGTAGATACAATAAACTCCGCCACAAGATAACCAGATCTATCCCATCCTTTATTGGTGAAATTGAGCATATTTGCAACGGAACCATTGAAAGTAGATATAGACAATGTAAAGTTGTAAGAGTTCAGTCCTTCACTTGCTGAAGAGATATTATTCCCAAATGCATCTTTAGGAAGAATCGTAAGTGAAGCTTTCGTCCCTGCTACAAACTCACTCACTCCGTTTTTCCATGACACCATGCTTGCAGATGGATAGATGTTACCTTCATATACACAGCATAATTGAGTAAGGAATAGTTGATAAGATGCCGACATTAACAGAAAATTTAGGGTGTggtcggtatggaggaaaacataacatttttcagaaaatgttttccaattttcccatgtatgttggtcaaaatgttttggAAACATTTTTTCTTGGAAAACGAGTTCCATAAGtgacattccaagttcattgtctcctTCGCACCCACCCAATGCCCTGAACCCCCGCCCCTTGACCATCTCACCCACTACCACCCCCGAACCCCCATAGTGTTTTGTTAGATTACATATAAGTGCTCTTGGGATGATATTTTTTGgcttacttaccaaacactagGAAATAAGTAAGAAACTCACTTGTTTTCCCAGAAAActttttctaggaaaacattcTTCATGCCAAACACAGCCTTTAACTTCATTATTAGACCACTTAATTTGCATGTAAAACTTATCAAATTTATCCAACAAAGAGAAACTGCTCCACCGGATGCTTATACATACAAATAGACGAAACGTTTAATTAGACGAATTTATGTACTATAGTCAACAATGAAGTTTCAATAACAGGATTAAGTGACTAAACCTGGGGTGACTAGAAAATGCAGTGAAGAATCAAAGACATTGAAGT
Coding sequences:
- the LOC132626771 gene encoding protein GAMETE EXPRESSED 2 isoform X1 — protein: MANQLLLCTILVFFIISLTHQLSLSEELAVPSFAFSWVDNNDTFVAGDVATIMVKVIGNFDPAKFKHPFNPNISVNDKMGNSSYISGVSSNFGGNFGGWRISFVPIKTGLFNVLITEDHFNVFDSSLHFLVTPGNIYPSASMVSWKNGVSEFVAGTKASLTILPKDAFGNNISSASEGLNSYNFTLSISTFNGSVANMLNFTNKGWDRSGYLVAEFIVSTAGSLLLNIHGDNQTLRGCPLMLIVNPGSVDVSKCLLQWEVETKYFQIFSLMEGFIHQHDQYGNLVPGLYEFDVEVIENGTDLIIPVTDIQFKQVGLGIQLFSFSLTEPGDFKLMIYHKEHNNSISTMPFHFTVYIGYCDGMNSIVNGSGLNDSVAGEAARFSVFLKDAYLYPSLVESESLQVQVVNEFDSYHAQASIHPMKMVNGTLCGTNLNCGALNDVELGFTPLADTNLDPRNMRFSAFDVNYIPERSGIYEIRVFCGNIPLNGGHPFRKAVTAGKVNISLSGPVKFSPKVPKLTKNDITIQLMDSYFNPVLLQQSKLKLEIGSVNRSGFSTWTFIDNKDGMYSGSYLAKDVGTYELCASFDGMRFMPCPFGVNVYTSEYFPRVQNDSVWVWEDDSIAFDALENDYFADHNITISEFSKPGHGSTLQYGDLFRYTPFKGFYGRDSFSYTICDVNGNIASGGVDISVLSIPPQFVSVPSKLLATEDVISPRFGGFSGLEIIYSDSTENISITFSAQSGIIFLSPMIMQFWQPTWSISSTSKEVGKTTELTLTGCLEEINFAIQSLQYFGNENFYGTDTIQVSTMNKNGKNELDIPILVEPINDPPLIDLPSFVIMDQASEEVSIFTRGRNKSAVFVGDPDLLHYPGNASRFLVMFSVEVSSGFLSTKLPANLISTTELKLKTSYQWQPLQTFVTISEHFMVKAKGIRFRGTLEDCNSVLEQLLYHGDEHRAILIVTVNDMGNYGCYPDCTEMMSMPHFVEASVSLKRERPLSSLFAHAFGSAIIIEFILVLSLSVILLFFICKCAFVLINEKRRQASQEFELSNVQNSQEGTLTQDLSDKMTRVSGCCSNFFMSNLQLSKFHLRSCLQLGIGGSPKPTNTSSKSSSNQLEMTSPTGLSPSASAKDIQLSATTFSPTGRDSSLLR
- the LOC132626771 gene encoding protein GAMETE EXPRESSED 2 isoform X3, whose protein sequence is MEGFIHQHDQYGNLVPGLYEFDVEVIENGTDLIIPVTDIQFKQVGLGIQLFSFSLTEPGDFKLMIYHKEHNNSISTMPFHFTVYIGYCDGMNSIVNGSGLNDSVAGEAARFSVFLKDAYLYPSLVESESLQVQVVNEFDSYHAQASIHPMKMVNGTLCGTNLNCGALNDVELGFTPLADTNLDPRNMRFSAFDVNYIPERSGIYEIRVFCGNIPLNGGHPFRKAVTAGKVNISLSGPVKFSPKVPKLTKNDITIQLMDSYFNPVLLQQSKLKLEIGSVNRSGFSTWTFIDNKDGMYSGSYLAKDVGTYELCASFDGMRFMPCPFGVNVYTSEYFPRVQNDSVWVWEDDSIAFDALENDYFADHNITISEFSKPGHGSTLQYGDLFRYTPFKGFYGRDSFSYTICDVNGNIASGGVDISVLSIPPQFVSVPSKLLATEDVISPRFGGFSGLEIIYSDSTENISITFSAQSGIIFLSPMIMQFWQPTWSISSTSKEVGKTTELTLTGCLEEINFAIQSLQYFGNENFYGTDTIQVSTMNKNGKNELDIPILVEPINDPPLIDLPSFVIMDQASEEVSIFTRGRNKSAVFVGDPDLLHYPGNASRFLVMFSVEVSSGFLSTKLPANLISTTELKLKTSYQWQPLQTFVTISEHFMVKAKGIRFRGTLEDCNSVLEQLLYHGDEHRAILIVTVNDMGNYGCYPDCTEMMSMPHFVEASVSLKRERPLSSLFAHAFGSAIIIEFILVLSLSVILLFFICKCAFVLINEKRRQASQEFELSNVQNSQEGTLTQDLSDKMTRVSGCCSNFFMSNLQLSKFHLRSCLQLGIGGSPKPTNTSSKSSSNQLEMTSPTGLSPSASAKDIQLSATTFSPTGRDSSLLR
- the LOC132626771 gene encoding protein GAMETE EXPRESSED 2 isoform X2, encoding MANQLLLCTILVFFIISLTHQLSLSEELAVPSFAFSWVDNNDTFVAGDVATIMVKVIGNFDPAKFKHPFNPNISVNDKMGNSSYISGVSSNFGGNFGGWRISFVPIKTGLFNVLITEDHFNVFDSSLHFLVTPGNIYPSASMVSWKNGVSEFVAGTKASLTILPKDAFGNNISSASEGLNSYNFTLSISTFNGSVANMLNFTNKGWDRSGYLVAEFIVSTAGSLLLNIHGDNQTLRGCPLMLIVNPGSVDVSKCLLQWEVETKYFQIFSLMEGFIHQHDQYGNLVPGLYEFDVEVIENGTDLIIPVTDIQFKQVGLGIQLFSFSLTEPGDFKLMIYHKEHNNSISTMPFHFTVYIGYCDGMNSIVNGSGLNDSVAGEAARFSVFLKDAYLYPSLVESESLQVQVVNEFDSYHAQASIHPMKMVNGTLCGTNLNCGALNDVELGFTPLADTNLDPRNMRFSAFDVNYIPERSGIYEIRVFCGNIPLNGGHPFRKAVTAGKVNISLSGPVKFSPKVPKLTKNDITIQLMDSYFNPVLLQQSKLKLEIGSVNRSGFSTWTFIDNKDGMYSGSYLAKDVGTYELCASFDGMRFMPCPFGVNVYTSEYFPRVQNDSVWVWEDDSIAFDALENDYFADHNITISEFSKPGHGSTLQYGDLFRYTPFKGFYGRDSFSYTICDVNGNIASGGVDISVLSIPPQFVSVPSKLLATEDVISPRFGGFSGLEIIYSDSTENISITFSAQSGIIFLSPMIMQFWQPTWSISSTSKEVGKTTELTLTGCLEEINFAIQSLQYFGNENFYGTDTIQVSTMNKNGKNELDIPILVEPINDPPLIDLPSFVIMDQASEEVSIFTRGRNKSAVFVGDPDLLHYPGNASRFLVMFSVEVSSGFLSTKLPANLISTTELKLKTSYQWQPLQTFVTISEHFMVKAKGIRFRGTLEDCNSVLEQLLYHGDEHRAILIVTVNDMGNYGCYPDCTEMMSMPHFVEASVSLKRERPLSSLFAHAFGSAIIIEFILVLSLSVILLFFICKCAFVLINEKRRQASQEFELSNVQNSQEGTVMPTAWNWRIS